In Carettochelys insculpta isolate YL-2023 chromosome 21, ASM3395843v1, whole genome shotgun sequence, a single genomic region encodes these proteins:
- the ZBTB6 gene encoding zinc finger and BTB domain-containing protein 6 isoform X2: MATDSDVLHFQFEQQGDAVLQKMNLLRQQNLFCDVSIYINDTEFQGHKVIFAACSTFMRDQFLLNQSKQMRITILQSAEVGRKLLLSCYTGALEVKKKELLKYLTAASYLQMVHIVEKCTEALSKYLEIDASMENHNHNPEKCHSSDTELRNKDDGLDKDCEIIEISEDSPVTLDYNVKQEKEDVLQPAMQSLISERKDMKTPEISTVEIGYKDDEICIFRMDSMSTDNMENDHFSQPCTSSKTSLYFPETQHSLINSTVESRIAEIPGNHFQGFVSDNTEGTSSVMSGLQSLEESDYSWRHQCPKCPRGFVHLENYLRHLKMHKLFLCLQCGKTFTQKKNLNRHIRGHMGIRPFQCMVCLKTFTAKSTLQDHLNIHSGDRPYKCHCCDMDFKHKSALKKHLTSVHGRSGVDRPNLDTITQIKIDYD; encoded by the coding sequence ATGGCTACTGACTCTGATGTACTGCATTTCCAGTTTGAACAGCAAGGGGATGCTGTGTTGCAAAAGATGAACCTCTTGAGACAGCAGAATTTATTTTGTGATGTATCTATATATATCAATGACACTGAGTTTCAGGGACATAAGGTGATTTTTGCTGCCTGTTCCACATTTATGAGGGATCAGTTTTTGCTCAATCAGTCAAAACAGATGCGAATCACCATACTGCAGAGTGCCGAGGTTGGCAGAAAGTTACTACTGTCTTGTTATACTGGTGCTCTGGAGGTTaaaaagaaggagcttttgaaatatCTCACTGCTGCAAGTTACCTTCAGATGGTTCACATTGTAGAGAAATGTACTGAAGCATTGTCAAAATATCTAGAAATTGATGCTTCTATGGAGAATCATAATCATAATCCAGAAAAATGTCATTCCTCAGATACTGAGCTGAGAAATAAAGATGACGGTTTAGATAAAGACTGTGAAATAATTGAAATTTCAGAAGATAGCCCTGTTACATTAGACTATAATGTGAAACAGGAGAAAGAGGATGTCTTACAACCAGCAATGCAAAGCTTAATATCAGAAAGAAAAGACATGAAAACTCCAGAGATTTCCACGGTTGAAATAGGATATAAAGATGATGAAATTTGTATCTTCAGAATGGATTCCATGAGCACAGACAACATGGAAAATGATCATTTTTCGCAGCCTTGCACCTCTTCTAAAACAAGCTTATATTTTCCAGAAACCCAACATTCACTTATAAATTCTACTGTTGAGAGCAGAATTGCAGAAATACCTGGAAACCATTTTCAGGGCTTTGTCAGTGATAATACAGAAGGAACCTCCAGTGTAATGAGCGGACTTCAGAGTCTGGAGGAGTCTGACTATTCATGGCGGCACCAGTGTCCTAAATGTCCCAGAGGATTTGTCCATCTTGAAAACTATCTGAGACACCTAAAAATGCACAAACTCTTCTTATGCTTACAGTGTGGGAAAACATTTACCCAAAAAAAGAATCTCAACAGGCATATCCGAGGGCATATGGGCATCCGTCCCTTCCAATGTATGGTTTGTTTGAAGACGTTTACTGCTAAAAGCACACTTCAGGACCACTTGAATATTCATAGTGGGGACAGACCTTACAAATGCCATTGTTGTGACATGGACTTCAAACacaaatctgctcttaaaaagcaCTTGACTTCAGTTCATGGAAGGAGTGGTGTTGACAGACCAAACCTTGATACTATTACACAAATCAAAATAGACTATGATTAG
- the ZBTB6 gene encoding zinc finger and BTB domain-containing protein 6 isoform X1, with protein sequence MKLYPENVVNMATDSDVLHFQFEQQGDAVLQKMNLLRQQNLFCDVSIYINDTEFQGHKVIFAACSTFMRDQFLLNQSKQMRITILQSAEVGRKLLLSCYTGALEVKKKELLKYLTAASYLQMVHIVEKCTEALSKYLEIDASMENHNHNPEKCHSSDTELRNKDDGLDKDCEIIEISEDSPVTLDYNVKQEKEDVLQPAMQSLISERKDMKTPEISTVEIGYKDDEICIFRMDSMSTDNMENDHFSQPCTSSKTSLYFPETQHSLINSTVESRIAEIPGNHFQGFVSDNTEGTSSVMSGLQSLEESDYSWRHQCPKCPRGFVHLENYLRHLKMHKLFLCLQCGKTFTQKKNLNRHIRGHMGIRPFQCMVCLKTFTAKSTLQDHLNIHSGDRPYKCHCCDMDFKHKSALKKHLTSVHGRSGVDRPNLDTITQIKIDYD encoded by the exons ATGAAATTGTATCCAGAAAAT GTTGTCAACATGGCTACTGACTCTGATGTACTGCATTTCCAGTTTGAACAGCAAGGGGATGCTGTGTTGCAAAAGATGAACCTCTTGAGACAGCAGAATTTATTTTGTGATGTATCTATATATATCAATGACACTGAGTTTCAGGGACATAAGGTGATTTTTGCTGCCTGTTCCACATTTATGAGGGATCAGTTTTTGCTCAATCAGTCAAAACAGATGCGAATCACCATACTGCAGAGTGCCGAGGTTGGCAGAAAGTTACTACTGTCTTGTTATACTGGTGCTCTGGAGGTTaaaaagaaggagcttttgaaatatCTCACTGCTGCAAGTTACCTTCAGATGGTTCACATTGTAGAGAAATGTACTGAAGCATTGTCAAAATATCTAGAAATTGATGCTTCTATGGAGAATCATAATCATAATCCAGAAAAATGTCATTCCTCAGATACTGAGCTGAGAAATAAAGATGACGGTTTAGATAAAGACTGTGAAATAATTGAAATTTCAGAAGATAGCCCTGTTACATTAGACTATAATGTGAAACAGGAGAAAGAGGATGTCTTACAACCAGCAATGCAAAGCTTAATATCAGAAAGAAAAGACATGAAAACTCCAGAGATTTCCACGGTTGAAATAGGATATAAAGATGATGAAATTTGTATCTTCAGAATGGATTCCATGAGCACAGACAACATGGAAAATGATCATTTTTCGCAGCCTTGCACCTCTTCTAAAACAAGCTTATATTTTCCAGAAACCCAACATTCACTTATAAATTCTACTGTTGAGAGCAGAATTGCAGAAATACCTGGAAACCATTTTCAGGGCTTTGTCAGTGATAATACAGAAGGAACCTCCAGTGTAATGAGCGGACTTCAGAGTCTGGAGGAGTCTGACTATTCATGGCGGCACCAGTGTCCTAAATGTCCCAGAGGATTTGTCCATCTTGAAAACTATCTGAGACACCTAAAAATGCACAAACTCTTCTTATGCTTACAGTGTGGGAAAACATTTACCCAAAAAAAGAATCTCAACAGGCATATCCGAGGGCATATGGGCATCCGTCCCTTCCAATGTATGGTTTGTTTGAAGACGTTTACTGCTAAAAGCACACTTCAGGACCACTTGAATATTCATAGTGGGGACAGACCTTACAAATGCCATTGTTGTGACATGGACTTCAAACacaaatctgctcttaaaaagcaCTTGACTTCAGTTCATGGAAGGAGTGGTGTTGACAGACCAAACCTTGATACTATTACACAAATCAAAATAGACTATGATTAG